A segment of the Chitinophagaceae bacterium genome:
TGTAAGCTACATGAGCTTGTGTCACAAATGGGGGAAAAAGTAAATGAAAAAATGGTTGCCTCTATGAAGTATGTAATAGAAGTTTTGACACAAGAGGTTAAAGAAGCAGAAACTGCTATTAAAGAGGCGATGTGTTTGGATCAATCATTACAAACCAACTATGAGTTAGCCAGCAGCGTAACAGGTATTGGTTTTGCTACAGCAGTTCACCTGCTGATAGCAACAGAAAATTTTACACGGTTCAGTGATGTAAGGAAACTCATTTGCTATTGTGGTGTTGCACCTTTTGAACATAGTTCAGGAATAAGTATCAGAGGTAAAACAAGAGTTAGTCACCTGGCAAATAAAAAATTAAAATCATTATTAACCATGGCTGCGCTAAGTGCTATACAGCACGACCCGGAACTAAAAGCAAAGTATGACCAAAAGGTCAAAGAGGGAAAGCCTAAAATGAGTGTACTCAATATCATCAGGGCCAAACTGATTGAAAGAGTCTACGCTGTTATTAAAAAACAAAAAGTGTATGAAGTAAAATTAGCTGCATAATATTATTTGGTAATATCTTAGAATACGCCAACATGAGCAGAGTTTTATGCAGCTGAGTTTTTACTGTGCAAGAAATTCCCTGATTGTTTTCAAGTACAGTTCCGGCTGTTCAACAGATATTGCATGTCCTGCATTTGGAATAACAGCCAGTTTATGATTGGAGAAAAGCTCCAGGTATTCATTGGTAAATCCCCATTGCTGGTTATCATACTGCGCTTTCATCACTAAAACAGGAATAGCTGAATGCTGCAGTTTGGGTCTTGGATCATTTACAGTGAGTAAATTTTTAAAGGTCATGATGGCCGCATAAAAACCACCTCCTGGTGAAGGCGGTGCAATCTTAGACGTATCACGAACTGTTGATTTATTCAGTTCATATTCCAGCAGGGTTTCAAATTCATCTGCTTCCACATCGCCTGCAATCTTCCATCCAAAATGAGTTGCGAAATAAGCCATTGCTTTTGTGCGGATATTATTTGCTTTTTTATTTCCCTGTGCATTGGTAAAAACAGGTGCCTGTAAATGCAGACTGTCGGGCGCTTTTACTGACAGTACTTCTTTATGAAAAGGATAGATGGGGCCGGGGCAGGTGAAAATGATTCTGTCGATCATGCATTGATTTTCTGCAGCAAACAATACCGCTAAAATTGCACCCCACGAATGACCAACTAAAATCACTTTCTCTGCGCCAATTTTATGGATGATCTCTTCCAGATCTTTTCGATGCCTGTCAGGTGTGTACTCAGCAATATTTTTCAGTCTTGCCGACTGACCGCTTCCCACCTGGTCGTACAGGTACACATCATAACCATCATCAGAAAGTTTTGATCGTAACTGAATAGCATCATCTGTAACAGCACCACCGGGGCCACCATTTAAAAAAATAAGCGGATAGGGTTTCCGTTCGCCTTTGCCTTTGAAGTATGTATAACCAATTCGTGAACCTGTTGACAAATTCCAGAACGCTGTACCTGCTCTTGCCTGCAGTTTAGGTGTATCATATGTTCGTGGAAGAAATACAAACAACAGGAAGATGACGGACACAATGAGTAATAAGTAAGCAGCTGTTTTACGTACTGTTCGGTTCATGGACATTAAAACGTTTATCGGGCTGCGGTAGTATGCGTGTTGTACAGGGATCTGTTTTGTAATTATAAAAGTTGCTCAAACATTTAATCAAGTAACGCATTGGAATCAGGTCGGGAGACCTGCTCCAGTTGGGGTTTAAACATTTGAAACTTTAGTTAAAACTCTTTCTGTGTTAAGTTTAAGCTGATAGCCAAATGACCTCCAATTTTTATAAACTCTTGTTGATGCCTTGCTAATATTTATGTTATGAATTTTCCCTAGCTTTTCCTGAATTAAGTATAAACTTTGATTTATTTTTTGTGTTATAACAAACTGACTATGAGACGGAATTTTGTATGTATCAATAAAACCTCTATTTAAAGTGGTAGAACAATTTTCTAAATTTTGTGGCCAAAAAATCTCTTGGTTTTTATTCTGAGGAAGTAATGTCTTATTATTATACTGTTCTGCCCAAGAATAAAACTCTTTTTGTAGATCAAGAAATAATTGTTCATTAATTATTGAAAAATCTAAATCGCTTTTAGGAGTAAATGGGTTGCCATAATTGGGGGGAGGGCTTATAGAAAACCCAGTTTTACCACTTCCAATAAGTTTAATATCTGTTGGGTTTATACTTAAACTGTCAGCTAAATATTGAGCTATTTGTTCAAACAACAATGGTTTTAGCTTAAAGGCAAAAGGAACATTATTAATTAACGAATGGCGTAAAAATGAATCTCGTTCATTGTCATAAATGCTATTATAGTTGTTTAAAAAATCTTGTGGGGTAGAAAAAATATCCTTCAAGTTGAAAGCTGTATCTGACAACATTATATAATCTCTAATATTCGCCATATATTTTTAGTATTTTTCTGGTTCGATGTTTTTGTAAAGTGTTAATAAATGGTTCTTACGAACAAGAATTTGTTCTGTTCTCTTTGGCGAAATAATTCTTGGTTCAGGGTACTTTATTCTTGCAACAATTTCAGCAGCATTTTCTACGGACAAATCTTCGGAAGCAGGTATTTTAAGCTTCTTTAATGCAGCTTTTAATCCAATCATATTTGTGCCATAATAAGCGATCTGTAGATATGCTGAAGGAATTGATTTTCTAGGAATAATATATCTCAATGTAGTTGCTAATAAGATTTCTTTAATTTTCCTTTTAAAAGTTCTTTCAAAATTGTTTGTTAATACTCTTACTAATTGTTGCTCAATTGTGCTCGCTCCTTCTTTTTTTTTATAAAGTAGCCTGTTTTTTATAGCTCTAATAATAGCAATAATATCAAATCCCATGTGATAGCGGAATCTATGATCTTCACCTGAAATCAAAATGTTTTTCAATAGGTCATTTTTGTCAGAAATGGAAGGTGTTGAGATGAGTTCAAGTAATTTGTTTTTGAGCAAACAATATTCTTGTGGGTAAAAAAGCTTTGCAGATATGGGTAAAGGGTTTAACATTCTGTTTTTATTTCTATTTAATTAGAAATTTATTATAGCTATAAAGTAATTTTCATCTGCAGATTATTTACTGTCAAAAAATAACTTTTATAGTTATTGAAATTCCATGAATATTA
Coding sequences within it:
- a CDS encoding IS110 family transposase encodes the protein MKITNIMGVDVSKHTLDCHLFVQQQSLSSVSNDSKGFKSISRWLHKELKNTEGLLVVMEYTGIYTYGIERYLEQQQIKFVKRPALDIKRSLGMVRGKSDKVDARFISKYGWMRREELQPMTPLSDAQLELQQIMNHRDKLVTDKASYQCKLHELVSQMGEKVNEKMVASMKYVIEVLTQEVKEAETAIKEAMCLDQSLQTNYELASSVTGIGFATAVHLLIATENFTRFSDVRKLICYCGVAPFEHSSGISIRGKTRVSHLANKKLKSLLTMAALSAIQHDPELKAKYDQKVKEGKPKMSVLNIIRAKLIERVYAVIKKQKVYEVKLAA
- a CDS encoding alpha/beta hydrolase, producing the protein MNRTVRKTAAYLLLIVSVIFLLFVFLPRTYDTPKLQARAGTAFWNLSTGSRIGYTYFKGKGERKPYPLIFLNGGPGGAVTDDAIQLRSKLSDDGYDVYLYDQVGSGQSARLKNIAEYTPDRHRKDLEEIIHKIGAEKVILVGHSWGAILAVLFAAENQCMIDRIIFTCPGPIYPFHKEVLSVKAPDSLHLQAPVFTNAQGNKKANNIRTKAMAYFATHFGWKIAGDVEADEFETLLEYELNKSTVRDTSKIAPPSPGGGFYAAIMTFKNLLTVNDPRPKLQHSAIPVLVMKAQYDNQQWGFTNEYLELFSNHKLAVIPNAGHAISVEQPELYLKTIREFLAQ
- a CDS encoding transglycosylase domain-containing protein, which encodes MLNPLPISAKLFYPQEYCLLKNKLLELISTPSISDKNDLLKNILISGEDHRFRYHMGFDIIAIIRAIKNRLLYKKKEGASTIEQQLVRVLTNNFERTFKRKIKEILLATTLRYIIPRKSIPSAYLQIAYYGTNMIGLKAALKKLKIPASEDLSVENAAEIVARIKYPEPRIISPKRTEQILVRKNHLLTLYKNIEPEKY